The following coding sequences are from one Triticum aestivum cultivar Chinese Spring chromosome 5A, IWGSC CS RefSeq v2.1, whole genome shotgun sequence window:
- the LOC123106243 gene encoding uncharacterized protein has product MHLHVNCECMYFHNVLILTIHLISLVVSFFYHQTDKNEMNTGKLKRFLIDLVVVLGVAALIFANNATRPEKPEDIRLNDRGECVYPMSLSLVVGLAELAVLVGCVSYFTFRHGCCWVRRDGVSDLSFALGIFFAILAWLLALWAARLYLVDVAAIWPGRRGKPPECYTSLKTDHHHLMEKAFGPFIFAIAFAIGSYKKLSPPPVQT; this is encoded by the exons ATGCATCTCCATGTGAATTGCGAGTGCATGtatttccataatgtcttaatcTTAACAATCCATCTTATTTCTCTTGTTGTTTCTTTTTTCTACCACCAAACTGACAAGAACGAAATGAACACAGGAAAGTTAAAAAGGTTCCTAATTGACTTGGTGGTAGTATTAGGCGTAGCGGCCTTGATTTTCGCCAACAATGCCACAAGGCCCGAG AAGCCTGAGGATATCAGGTTGAACGACAGGGGTGAGTGCGTGTACCCTATGAGCCTGTCTTTGGTGGTGGGTTTGGCCGAGCTGGCTGTCCTTGTGGGCTGCGTCTCGTATTTCACCTTCCGACACGGATGCTGCTGGGTGCGCCGCGACGGCGTCTCTGATTTGAGCTTCGCGCTGGGCATCTTCTTCGCCATCCTCGCATG GTTATTGGCGTTGTGGGCGGCACGACTATATCTCGTCGATGTGGCGGCGATCTGGCCGGGGAGGCGTGGTAAACCCCCGGAGTGTTACACCTCTCTTAAGACGGATCACCATCACCTTATGGAGAAAGCATTCGGACCCTTCATCTTTGCCATCGCCTTTGCAATCGGCTCCTACAAGAAACTTTCCCCTCCTCCTGTACAAACCTAG